From one Streptomyces sp. R41 genomic stretch:
- a CDS encoding LysR substrate-binding domain-containing protein, whose product MYDPSQLRTFLAVAQTLSFTRAARRLGLRQSTVSQHVRRLEDTAGRQLFARDTHSVELTEDGEAMLGFARRILEVQEQATAFFTGTRLRGRLRFGASEDFVLTRLPEILEGFRYDHPEVDLELTVELSGTLHEQLAAGRLDLVLAKRRPEDPRGELVWHDRLVWIGAERLRLDPDRPVPLIVYPPPGITRALALEALERQGRPWRIACTSGSLNGLIAAARAGLGVMAHSRGLVPPGLVRVPERAGLPELGEVDFVLVHGRRRTSAQEAADALAAAILSGGVRLHGRS is encoded by the coding sequence ATGTACGACCCGTCGCAGCTGCGTACCTTCCTGGCGGTGGCCCAAACCCTGAGCTTCACCCGGGCCGCGCGGCGCCTCGGGCTGCGTCAGTCCACGGTCAGCCAGCACGTACGCCGTCTCGAGGACACCGCCGGGCGTCAGCTGTTCGCCCGGGACACGCACTCCGTGGAGCTCACGGAGGACGGCGAGGCGATGCTCGGCTTCGCGCGCCGGATCCTGGAGGTGCAGGAGCAGGCGACGGCGTTCTTCACCGGGACGCGGCTGCGCGGCCGGTTGCGCTTCGGCGCGTCAGAGGACTTCGTCCTCACCCGGCTGCCGGAGATCCTGGAGGGCTTCCGGTACGACCATCCCGAGGTGGACCTGGAGCTGACGGTCGAGCTGTCCGGCACGCTCCACGAGCAGCTCGCGGCGGGCAGGCTCGACCTGGTGCTGGCGAAGCGGCGGCCCGAGGACCCGCGCGGCGAGCTCGTCTGGCACGACCGCCTGGTGTGGATCGGTGCGGAACGCCTGCGCCTCGACCCTGACCGCCCGGTGCCCCTGATCGTCTACCCTCCCCCGGGCATCACCCGCGCCCTCGCCCTCGAAGCCCTGGAACGCCAGGGCCGGCCGTGGCGCATCGCCTGCACCAGCGGCAGCCTCAACGGCCTCATCGCCGCCGCCCGCGCGGGCCTGGGCGTGATGGCCCACTCACGGGGACTCGTCCCGCCGGGGCTGGTCCGGGTACCGGAGCGGGCGGGACTGCCGGAACTCGGCGAGGTCGACTTCGTCCTGGTGCACGGGCGGCGCCGGACGTCCGCGCAGGAGGCGGCGGACGCGCTGGCGGCGGCGATCCTGAGTGGCGGGGTCCGGTTGCACGGGAGATCGTGA
- a CDS encoding bile acid:sodium symporter family protein, with amino-acid sequence MKRLQWPSWMPIDPYILLLLGTVGLAALFPARGTGADVASGASTAAIAFLFFLYGARLSTREAVEGLRHWRLHGTVLACTFVIFPLLGLAARGLEPVFLTHNLYTGLLFLTLVPSTIQSSIAFTSIARGNVPAAICAGSFSSLAGIVITPLLAASLLGNSGGGFSADALVKIVLQLLVPFMAGQVLRRWIGGFITRHKKVLGYVDRGSILLVVYTAFSEGMVKGIWHQVSPVRLAGLLVVEAAMLAVMLALTWYGAKALRFNREDRIAIQFAGSKKSLASGLPMASVLFGAHASLAVLPLMLFHQMQLMVCAVIAKRRARDPEAAETATTPVPPVAESRISVGTGTRSG; translated from the coding sequence TTGAAACGCCTGCAGTGGCCGAGTTGGATGCCGATCGACCCGTACATCCTGCTGTTGCTCGGGACGGTGGGCCTCGCGGCCCTCTTCCCGGCGCGGGGTACGGGCGCCGACGTCGCCTCGGGCGCGTCCACGGCCGCGATCGCCTTCCTGTTCTTCCTCTACGGGGCGCGCCTGTCCACCCGCGAGGCGGTCGAGGGGCTCAGGCACTGGCGGCTCCACGGCACGGTCCTGGCCTGCACCTTCGTGATCTTCCCGCTGCTCGGCCTCGCCGCGCGCGGCCTCGAGCCGGTCTTCCTGACGCACAACCTCTACACCGGCCTCCTCTTCCTCACGCTCGTCCCCTCGACCATCCAGTCGTCGATCGCGTTCACCTCCATAGCGCGGGGCAATGTGCCCGCCGCGATCTGCGCGGGCTCCTTCTCCTCGCTCGCGGGCATCGTGATCACCCCGCTGCTCGCGGCGTCCCTGCTGGGCAACAGCGGCGGCGGATTCTCCGCGGACGCGCTCGTCAAGATCGTGCTGCAGTTGCTGGTGCCCTTCATGGCGGGGCAGGTGCTGCGCCGCTGGATCGGCGGGTTCATCACGCGGCACAAGAAGGTCCTCGGATACGTCGACCGAGGCTCGATCCTGCTCGTCGTCTACACGGCCTTCAGCGAGGGCATGGTGAAGGGCATCTGGCACCAGGTGAGCCCGGTCAGGCTGGCCGGACTCCTGGTCGTCGAGGCCGCGATGCTCGCCGTGATGCTCGCGCTCACCTGGTACGGCGCGAAGGCCCTGCGCTTCAACCGGGAGGACCGGATCGCGATCCAGTTCGCCGGGTCGAAGAAGTCCCTCGCCTCCGGGCTCCCCATGGCCAGCGTGCTGTTCGGCGCGCACGCCTCGCTCGCCGTGCTGCCGCTGATGCTCTTCCACCAGATGCAGCTCATGGTGTGCGCGGTGATCGCCAAGCGCCGCGCCCGTGACCCCGAGGCCGCCGAGACGGCTACGACCCCGGTCCCGCCAGTCGCAGAGTCACGAATCTCGGTCGGTACAGGGACACGTTCCGGCTGA
- a CDS encoding DUF4185 domain-containing protein: MPDDARARRQNGTGLGILLALVCAAVLLTALPDHDREGGGACTARTLRSWTSDAKLTGEFARYGDDAGRTDDWTGGDGTHSVRLPDGRVLWLFSDTYLGLVHGPPNPVGESYAWRDTSAPLVRNSAVVMSREGRLQTTLPAPLFPDPGPQQWRWPVAARVEPRSPGSSEKVVRVLLWTRTTGQAPWIYGVPTATEVATLSLPDLRLEGITTVLDQRSVADASQRVLFGTSAVDAGDWTYVFGGDDGQAAARPASKAYVARVPRGRLAEPGAWEYWNGSGWAVRARPAPVLGDGRLTGVGSTFTVVRDGGTYVLFTMAAGTAGLTTITSYWACSPTGPWHGPTRSFSPSLPEGDVAAYNPQAHPELSDGDGIVLSYDVNWLDATGAAAQANLSRNVSLYRPRFVTLRLAGPGS; this comes from the coding sequence GTGCCCGACGACGCACGAGCACGACGGCAGAACGGGACCGGGCTGGGCATTCTGCTGGCCCTGGTCTGCGCGGCCGTGCTGCTCACCGCCCTCCCGGACCACGACCGGGAGGGCGGCGGCGCATGCACGGCTCGTACGCTCAGGTCCTGGACCTCGGACGCGAAACTCACGGGCGAGTTCGCCCGGTACGGGGACGACGCCGGCCGCACCGACGACTGGACCGGCGGCGACGGCACCCACTCGGTGCGGCTGCCGGACGGGCGGGTGCTGTGGCTGTTCTCCGACACCTATCTGGGCCTGGTGCACGGGCCGCCGAACCCGGTCGGAGAGTCGTACGCCTGGCGCGACACGAGCGCGCCTCTCGTGCGCAATTCGGCCGTCGTGATGTCCCGCGAGGGCCGTCTGCAAACCACACTTCCCGCGCCCCTGTTCCCGGACCCGGGGCCGCAGCAGTGGCGCTGGCCGGTCGCGGCACGCGTCGAGCCCCGCTCCCCCGGCTCCTCGGAGAAGGTCGTACGCGTCCTGCTGTGGACCCGTACGACGGGCCAGGCCCCGTGGATCTACGGCGTACCCACCGCCACCGAGGTCGCCACGCTCTCACTGCCGGACCTGCGCCTCGAAGGCATCACGACGGTCCTGGACCAGCGTTCGGTGGCGGACGCCTCACAGCGGGTGCTGTTCGGCACCTCGGCGGTCGACGCGGGCGACTGGACGTACGTCTTCGGCGGTGACGACGGGCAGGCCGCCGCGCGCCCCGCCTCGAAGGCGTACGTGGCGCGCGTGCCGCGCGGCAGGCTCGCCGAGCCGGGGGCCTGGGAGTACTGGAACGGCTCGGGATGGGCGGTGCGGGCGCGTCCGGCGCCGGTGCTCGGGGACGGACGGCTCACGGGCGTGGGCAGCACGTTCACGGTGGTGCGCGACGGCGGTACGTATGTGCTGTTCACGATGGCGGCTGGTACGGCGGGCCTGACGACGATCACCTCGTACTGGGCGTGCTCGCCGACCGGCCCCTGGCACGGGCCCACCCGGAGCTTCAGCCCGTCGCTGCCCGAGGGCGACGTCGCGGCGTACAACCCGCAGGCGCACCCTGAGCTGAGCGACGGGGACGGGATCGTGCTCAGCTACGACGTCAACTGGCTGGACGCGACGGGCGCCGCGGCGCAGGCGAACCTCAGCCGGAACGTGTCCCTGTACCGACCGAGATTCGTGACTCTGCGACTGGCGGGACCGGGGTCGTAG